A single Seriola aureovittata isolate HTS-2021-v1 ecotype China chromosome 19, ASM2101889v1, whole genome shotgun sequence DNA region contains:
- the cep170bb gene encoding centrosomal protein of 170 kDa protein B isoform X3 — translation MSVTSWFLVSSSGTRHRLPKEMIFVGREDCELMLQSRSVDKQHAVINYNPTTDEHLVKDLGSLNGTFVNDLRIPDQTYITLKLSDIIRFGYDSHVYVLEKSQHKVPEEALKHEKYSSQLQMSLKVSEKKTELEDRSRAEKSQSKSLTQEAPVCRPTPLYGQPSWWGEEDYGSKVQTSDEPHPDGHKDAPSVDPDFPGSVSDPQPKTIFPSYHREPSYFEIPTKDFQHPKTSGTELHEIPTKDTDAAPTPPTSTPPVVQSHASFTIEFDDCMPGKIKIKDHVTKFSTRQRKQQQAPPSKTTITATPAEVMSAESKVADWLVHSDVSMMRRRPMCEDVYSTKSDLAMNIKTLKGHHHEDGTQSDSEDPVLKGRSKSHHSVHSHHSVQSEQSEASQQTVQSGQSVHCQPPAPTQKLHQPLQYSPPRPAPPSPVAPERPLSQSPPQAPSPTIETPKQGPPEHLTQQAFIIEFFDDNPRKKRSQSFTHNPAHADSYSALKAKLERRKGGERPASVHGHIPPTQQVTVPLKGQSHGGPQRSSSLKREKTEGEAASLSSSSRSSSGIVIRPFGSVGKKSKLAQEFAAEFLKDSSQQDSSPTRDKMSPPPMSAPPVMVSPAHARIPSPQEPPALSSVSYPSSPFQPPAISKSSIPTNAGQTSSPAHSSGPHSSSMLPLGVRAGDMKGSQRTVRNEEDDSLSDAGTYTIETESQDKEVEEARNMIDQVFGVLDSPEYSGVNTGVYRPVINDGKDEQANLPSDGSTVDPLHGFIPAAISGPPTGPIQVPAAIAAGLEGPKWVSRWASLADSYAESGSTPPQGECLEDLRFMSRSMGSYSYDNSESESSHSSRTRRLLPQVPPDKLDSVAPSILIRHESYQGQEPLDRVSGPPRPQDSTQRLSVQDDVDPDSLSDASRSDDGPVLEKTKKNQARTGAMSPGAPGSQFKGQEKVSPSTKSTSFYIGSEDHPGKSDQAQSPLQPERTQEPPAKTPPTTVLIRHLSGHEPRRTGVKPNSSAPNLQAQDKDSVPTKDGCMSSFVRQESFTKDQPSDTVQMKKLPHISSHPSIRDLEQRRENIQDTQSFLQEAEGTLSSLDTKFPSSGSGRSSKKGGSSSHVDDSLSGESDVDTASTVSQVSSKNAPVSSASKKRPTISSLQKEKSSSSPSIQEKGRQLTARERLSEKRRSQATTDTSTKAEAAKRFQMRRSAGNRGSLDLSEGQQGSGPHWTETTSSDHETSRPSSRSKKLIAPLQKEDNGKMSKTATQQVLTRSNSLSAPRPTRASMLRRARLGEASDNEGAETDRASQNSDNITTPAKVSAEGKKLSRLDILAMPRKRTGSFTAPSDNETSSTGRSGFSNRNSESVATTRKTSVGDARQAASKGSGASGKQPLTRTRSSGAKYPSTGSRRRQKGSDFSSSSEEEYETTAGTPKAKRSSHPSTSTQTPRGHRTAAARSKSVSLETEEDEDQNEVDPYQNWSTHSAEIAKLSQDLAKDLAILAKEIHDVAGDGDSLSSGMGTTTSPSSLPNTPASTISAREEMPSYPYLRGVRPSQVILDNLMLNPVSQLSQAIRENTEQLAEKMKVLFQNKAEVWEEIEAKINAENEVPILKTSNKEITSILKELRRVQRQLEVINTIVEPGGSLQTAAVGTSSLDQTRPTSREKKPTSKPRGAPPASNANESTKRPPRGPDGGH, via the exons ATGAGTGTGACATCATGGTTCCTGGTGAGCAGCTCAGGCACTCGACACCGCCTCCCAAAAGAGATGATCTTTGTGGGCCGAGAGGACTGTGAGCTCATGCTGCAG tcCCGCAGCGTGGACAAACAACATGCTGTCATCAACTACAACCCAACTACTGACGAACACCTGGTCAAAGACCTGGGCAGCCTGAACGGG ACATTTGTGAACGACCTGAGGATTCCTGATCAGACCTACATCACCCTCAAACTGTCCGACATCATCCGCTTCGGATACG ATTCTCATGTCTACGTTCTGGAGAAGAGTCAACACAAAGTCCCAGAGGAGGCTctgaag catgAGAAGTACAGCAGTCAGCTGCAGATGAGCTTGAAGGTTTCAGAGAAGAAGACGGAGCTGGAAGATCGAAGCAGAGCGGAGAAGAGTCAGAGCAAGAGCCTGACACAAG AGGCTCCGGTGTGTCGGCCCACTCCTCTGTACGGTCAGCCGTCCTGGTGGGGAGAGGAGGATTATGGGAGTAAAGTTCAGACCAGCGATGAGCCACATccag ACGGTCACAAAGACGCGCCGTCTGTGGACCCGGACTTTCCCGGATCCGTGTCAGACCCCCAACCAAAGACCATCTTCCCCTCATACCACCGTGAACCCAGCTACTTTGAGATCCCCACCAAGGACTTCCAGCACCCCAAAACCTCGGGGACGGAGCTCCACGAGATCCCCACCAAGGACACTGACGCGGCCCCGACTCCGCCCACCTCGACCCCGCCTGTCGTTCAGAGCCACGCCTCCTTCACCATCGAGTTCGACGACTGCATGCCCGGTAAGATCAAGATCAAAGATCACGTCACCAAGTTCTCCACCCgtcagaggaaacagcagcaggctcCGCCATCTAAGACGACCATCACGGCCACACCTGCAGAGGTGATGTCGGCAGAGAGCAAGGTGGCTGATTGGCTGGTGCACAGTGATGTCAGCATGATGAGGAGACGTCCGATGTGTGAAGACGTTTACAGCACCAAGAGCGACCTCGCCATGAACATCAAGACCCTCAAAG GTCACCATCATGAGGATGGAACCCAGAGTGACTCTGAGGACCCGGTTCTTAAAGGGAGGAGTAAATCCCACCACTCAGTCCACTCTCACCACTCCGTCCAATCAGAGCAGTCAGAGGCGTCCCAGCAGACCGTCCAGTCAGGTCAATCTGTCCACTGTCAGCCACCTGCCCCGACACAGAAACTCCACCAGCCACTGCAGTACTCTCCGCCCAGACCAGCCCCACCTTCACCTGTGGCCCCTGAGCGGCCCCTGTCCCAGAGCCCTCCTCAGGCTCCATCTCCCACTATAGAGACGCCCAAGCAGGGGCCCCCGGAGCACCTCACCCAGCAGGCCTTCATCATCGAGTTCTTCGATGACAACCCGCGTAAAAAGCGCTCACAGTCCTTCACCCACAACCCCGCCCATGCTGACTCGTACTCCGCCCTTAAGGCCAAGCTGGAGCGGCGGAAAGGCGGCGAGAGGCCGGCATCCGTGCACGGCCATATCCCTCCCACCCAGCAGGTGACGGTCCCTCTGAAAGGACAGAGTCACGGTGGACCCCAGAGATCAAGCTCTctgaagagggagaaaacagaggGGGAGGCGGCCTCGTTAAGTTCCTCCTCTCGCTCGTCCTCGGGCATCGTCATCAGACCCTTCGGCAGCGTCGGGAAGAAGTCCAAACTCGCCCAGGAGTTTGCAGCTGAATTCCTGAAGGATTCGAGTCAACAGGATTCCTCCCCAACCAGGGACAAGATGTCACCTCCACCAATGTCTGCGCCACCGGTGATGGTGTCGCCTGCTCATGCAAGGATTCCTTCCCCACAAGAACCCCCAGCACTGTCTTCAGTCTCCTACCCATCCTCACCCTTTCAGCCTCCAGCAATCTCAAAGTCCTCCATCCCCACCAATGCTGGACAGACTTCCTCTCCGGCCCACTCCTCTGGACCTCACTCGTCCTCCATGCTGCCTCTGGGCGTCCGAGCAGGAGACATGAAAGGTTCCCAGAGGACGGTGAGGAATGAGGAGGACGACAGTCTAAGTGACGCCGGGACCTACACCATTGAGACGGAGTCGCAGGacaaagaggtggaggaggctcGCAACATGATCGATCAG GTGTTTGGTGTCCTCGACTCTCCAGAGTACAGTGGTGTGAACACAGGAGTCTATAGACCTGTAATAAATGATGGCAAGGATGAGCAAGCTAACCTGCCTAGTGATGGTAGCACTGTGGACCCGTTGCATGGCTTTATCCCAGCTGCTATCAGCGGCCCCCCAACAGGCCCCATACAG GTTCCAGCTGCTATTGCAGCAGGTCTGGAAGGACCCAAGTGGGTTTCCCGTTGGGCCAGTCTGGCAGACAGCTATGCTGAATCTGGTTCCACTCCACCTCAAGGGGAATGTCTAGAAG atttgCGCTTCATGAGCCGCTCGATGGGAAGTTACAGTTACGACAACTCTGAGTCCGAGTCCAGCCACAGCTCCAGGACGAGACGGCTGCTGCCCCAGGTGCCTCCAGACAAGCTGGATAGTGTCGCCCCGAGTATCCTGATTCGCCATGAATCTTACCAAGGCCAGGAACCTCTGGACAGAGTCTCTGGTCCTCCACGCCCACAGGACTCCACCCAGCGCCTTTCCGTTCAGGATGATGTGGACCCAGACAGCCTGAGTGATGCCAGCCGCTCAGATGATGGACCTGTtttagagaaaacaaagaagaatcAGGCCAGGACCGGAGCCATGTCTCCAGGTGCCCCTGGTTCTCAGTTTAAAGGTCAGGAGAAGGTGTCTCCATCCACCAAATCCACCTCCTTCTACATCGGTTCTGAAGACCATCCAGGCAAATCTGACCAGGCTCAAAGCCCGTTACAGCCTGAGAGGACACAAGAACCCCCTGCAAAAACTCCGCCTACCACAGTCTTGATCCGACACCTGAGTGGACATGAACCCAGGAGGACAGGTGTGAAACCCAACAGCTCCGCTCCAAACCTCCAAGCACAGGACAAGGACTCTGTCCCAACTAAAGACGGCTGCATGTCATCGTTTGTCCGGCAGGAGAGCTTCACCAAAGACCAGCCCAGTGACACTGTCCAGATGAAGAAACTTCCCCACATCTCCAGCCACCCATCCATCAGAGACctggagcagaggagggagaacaTCCAGGACACGCAGTCCTTCCTTCAGGAGGCCGAGGGAACTCTGTCCTCTCTGGATACCAAGTTCCCCTCGTCTGGTTCAGGTCGCAGCTCTAAGAAAGGGGGCTCCTCCAGCCACGTGGACGACTCCCTATCGGGAGAGTCAGATGTGGACACAGCAAGCACTGTGAGCCAAGTGAGTAGCAAAAATGCTCCAGTGAGCTCTGCCTCTAAAAAGCGTCCCACAATCAGCAGCCTTCAGAAGGAGAAGTCCTCCTCCAGCCCATCCATCCAAGAGAAAGGACGGCAGCTCACCGCCCGCGAACGGCTGTCTGAGAAACGCCGAAGCCAGGCGACTACTGATACATCAACTAAGGCAGAGGCAGCGAAGCGCTTCCAGATGCGCCGCAGCGCAGGGAACCGTGGTTCTCTGGATCTGTCTGAGGGCCAGCAGGGTTCTGGTCCACACTGGACTGAAACTACATCATCTGACCATGAAACTTCCCGTCCATCCAGCCGCAGCAAGAAACTGATCGCCCCCCTTCAGAAAGAAGACAATGGAAAGATGTCTAAGACGGCAACTCAGCAGGTCCTGACACGTTCCAACAGTCTGTCAGCACCACGGCCAACCCGAGCATCCATGCTTCGTCGAGCACGACTGGGCGAGGCCTCAGACAATGAAGGTGCTGAGACTGACCGGGCATCCCAGAATTCTGACAATATCACTACACCGGCCAAAGTTTCCGCCGAGGGGAAGAAGCTGTCCAGGCTGGACATTTTAGCGATGCCAAGAAAGAGGACCGGCTCCTTCACAGCTCCCAGTGACAACGAGACATCCTCCACAGGTCGGTCCGGGTTTTCCAATCGGAACTCCGAGTCCGTTGCCACCACCAGGAAGACATCGGTGGGCGACGCCCGGCAGGCAGCTAGCAAAGGGAGTGGAGCTTCGGGGAAGCAACCACTGACCCGTACCCGGTCCAGTGGAGCCAAGTACCCCAGCACTG GTTCCCGCCGCAGACAGAAGGGCTCAGacttctcctcttcctcggAGGAAGAATACGAAACCACTGCCGGTACTCCTAAAGCCAAACGCtcctcccatccctccacctccactcaGACTCCCCGCGGCCACCGGACGGCTGCTGCTAGATCCAAATCTGTGTCCCTGGAGACGGAGGAGGACGAAGACCAGAACGAGGTTGACCCCTACCAGAACTGGTCCACGCACAGCGCAGAGATCGCCAA gctCAGTCAGGACCTGGCCAAAGACCTGGCCATCCTGGCCAAGGAAATCCACGACGTCGCCGGGGACGGAGACTCGCTGAGCTCTGGCATGGGCACCACCACCTCACCCAGCTCGCTGCCCAACACGCCGGCCTCCACCATCTCCGCCAGGGAGGAG atgCCATCTTATCCATACTTACGTGGGGTTCGACCATCTCAG
- the cep170bb gene encoding centrosomal protein of 170 kDa protein B isoform X2 has product MSVTSWFLVSSSGTRHRLPKEMIFVGREDCELMLQSRSVDKQHAVINYNPTTDEHLVKDLGSLNGTFVNDLRIPDQTYITLKLSDIIRFGYDSHVYVLEKSQHKVPEEALKHEKYSSQLQMSLKVSEKKTELEDRSRAEKSQSKSLTQEAPVCRPTPLYGQPSWWGEEDYGSKVQTSDEPHPDGHKDAPSVDPDFPGSVSDPQPKTIFPSYHREPSYFEIPTKDFQHPKTSGTELHEIPTKDTDAAPTPPTSTPPVVQSHASFTIEFDDCMPGKIKIKDHVTKFSTRQRKQQQAPPSKTTITATPAEVMSAESKVADWLVHSDVSMMRRRPMCEDVYSTKSDLAMNIKTLKGHHHEDGTQSDSEDPVLKGRSKSHHSVHSHHSVQSEQSEASQQTVQSGQSVHCQPPAPTQKLHQPLQYSPPRPAPPSPVAPERPLSQSPPQAPSPTIETPKQGPPEHLTQQAFIIEFFDDNPRKKRSQSFTHNPAHADSYSALKAKLERRKGGERPASVHGHIPPTQQVTVPLKGQSHGGPQRSSSLKREKTEGEAASLSSSSRSSSGIVIRPFGSVGKKSKLAQEFAAEFLKDSSQQDSSPTRDKMSPPPMSAPPVMVSPAHARIPSPQEPPALSSVSYPSSPFQPPAISKSSIPTNAGQTSSPAHSSGPHSSSMLPLGVRAGDMKGSQRTVRNEEDDSLSDAGTYTIETESQDKEVEEARNMIDQVFGVLDSPEYSGVNTGVYRPVINDGKDEQANLPSDGSTVDPLHGFIPAAISGPPTGPIQVPAAIAAGLEGPKWVSRWASLADSYAESGSTPPQGECLEDLRFMSRSMGSYSYDNSESESSHSSRTRRLLPQVPPDKLDSVAPSILIRHESYQGQEPLDRVSGPPRPQDSTQRLSVQDDVDPDSLSDASRSDDGPVLEKTKKNQARTGAMSPGAPGSQFKGQEKVSPSTKSTSFYIGSEDHPGKSDQAQSPLQPERTQEPPAKTPPTTVLIRHLSGHEPRRTGVKPNSSAPNLQAQDKDSVPTKDGCMSSFVRQESFTKDQPSDTVQMKKLPHISSHPSIRDLEQRRENIQDTQSFLQEAEGTLSSLDTKFPSSGSGRSSKKGGSSSHVDDSLSGESDVDTASTVSQVSSKNAPVSSASKKRPTISSLQKEKSSSSPSIQEKGRQLTARERLSEKRRSQATTDTSTKAEAAKRFQMRRSAGNRGSLDLSEGQQGSGPHWTETTSSDHETSRPSSRSKKLIAPLQKEDNGKMSKTATQQVLTRSNSLSAPRPTRASMLRRARLGEASDNEGAETDRASQNSDNITTPAKVSAEGKKLSRLDILAMPRKRTGSFTAPSDNETSSTGRSGFSNRNSESVATTRKTSVGDARQAASKGSGASGKQPLTRTRSSGAKYPSTGSRRRQKGSDFSSSSEEEYETTAGTPKAKRSSHPSTSTQTPRGHRTAAARSKSVSLETEEDEDQNEVDPYQNWSTHSAEIAKLSQDLAKDLAILAKEIHDVAGDGDSLSSGMGTTTSPSSLPNTPASTISAREEMPSYPYLRGVRPSQLVQHIPEASLNYQKVPPGSAAVSDLDANMNEPEPGSKQRRPWNREEVILDNLMLNPVSQLSQAIRENTEQLAEKMKVLFQNKAEVWEEIEAKINAENEVPILKTSNKEITSILKELRRVQRQLEVINTIVEPGGSLQTAAVGTSSLDQTRPTSREKKPTSKPRGAPPASNANESTKRPPRGPDGGH; this is encoded by the exons ATGAGTGTGACATCATGGTTCCTGGTGAGCAGCTCAGGCACTCGACACCGCCTCCCAAAAGAGATGATCTTTGTGGGCCGAGAGGACTGTGAGCTCATGCTGCAG tcCCGCAGCGTGGACAAACAACATGCTGTCATCAACTACAACCCAACTACTGACGAACACCTGGTCAAAGACCTGGGCAGCCTGAACGGG ACATTTGTGAACGACCTGAGGATTCCTGATCAGACCTACATCACCCTCAAACTGTCCGACATCATCCGCTTCGGATACG ATTCTCATGTCTACGTTCTGGAGAAGAGTCAACACAAAGTCCCAGAGGAGGCTctgaag catgAGAAGTACAGCAGTCAGCTGCAGATGAGCTTGAAGGTTTCAGAGAAGAAGACGGAGCTGGAAGATCGAAGCAGAGCGGAGAAGAGTCAGAGCAAGAGCCTGACACAAG AGGCTCCGGTGTGTCGGCCCACTCCTCTGTACGGTCAGCCGTCCTGGTGGGGAGAGGAGGATTATGGGAGTAAAGTTCAGACCAGCGATGAGCCACATccag ACGGTCACAAAGACGCGCCGTCTGTGGACCCGGACTTTCCCGGATCCGTGTCAGACCCCCAACCAAAGACCATCTTCCCCTCATACCACCGTGAACCCAGCTACTTTGAGATCCCCACCAAGGACTTCCAGCACCCCAAAACCTCGGGGACGGAGCTCCACGAGATCCCCACCAAGGACACTGACGCGGCCCCGACTCCGCCCACCTCGACCCCGCCTGTCGTTCAGAGCCACGCCTCCTTCACCATCGAGTTCGACGACTGCATGCCCGGTAAGATCAAGATCAAAGATCACGTCACCAAGTTCTCCACCCgtcagaggaaacagcagcaggctcCGCCATCTAAGACGACCATCACGGCCACACCTGCAGAGGTGATGTCGGCAGAGAGCAAGGTGGCTGATTGGCTGGTGCACAGTGATGTCAGCATGATGAGGAGACGTCCGATGTGTGAAGACGTTTACAGCACCAAGAGCGACCTCGCCATGAACATCAAGACCCTCAAAG GTCACCATCATGAGGATGGAACCCAGAGTGACTCTGAGGACCCGGTTCTTAAAGGGAGGAGTAAATCCCACCACTCAGTCCACTCTCACCACTCCGTCCAATCAGAGCAGTCAGAGGCGTCCCAGCAGACCGTCCAGTCAGGTCAATCTGTCCACTGTCAGCCACCTGCCCCGACACAGAAACTCCACCAGCCACTGCAGTACTCTCCGCCCAGACCAGCCCCACCTTCACCTGTGGCCCCTGAGCGGCCCCTGTCCCAGAGCCCTCCTCAGGCTCCATCTCCCACTATAGAGACGCCCAAGCAGGGGCCCCCGGAGCACCTCACCCAGCAGGCCTTCATCATCGAGTTCTTCGATGACAACCCGCGTAAAAAGCGCTCACAGTCCTTCACCCACAACCCCGCCCATGCTGACTCGTACTCCGCCCTTAAGGCCAAGCTGGAGCGGCGGAAAGGCGGCGAGAGGCCGGCATCCGTGCACGGCCATATCCCTCCCACCCAGCAGGTGACGGTCCCTCTGAAAGGACAGAGTCACGGTGGACCCCAGAGATCAAGCTCTctgaagagggagaaaacagaggGGGAGGCGGCCTCGTTAAGTTCCTCCTCTCGCTCGTCCTCGGGCATCGTCATCAGACCCTTCGGCAGCGTCGGGAAGAAGTCCAAACTCGCCCAGGAGTTTGCAGCTGAATTCCTGAAGGATTCGAGTCAACAGGATTCCTCCCCAACCAGGGACAAGATGTCACCTCCACCAATGTCTGCGCCACCGGTGATGGTGTCGCCTGCTCATGCAAGGATTCCTTCCCCACAAGAACCCCCAGCACTGTCTTCAGTCTCCTACCCATCCTCACCCTTTCAGCCTCCAGCAATCTCAAAGTCCTCCATCCCCACCAATGCTGGACAGACTTCCTCTCCGGCCCACTCCTCTGGACCTCACTCGTCCTCCATGCTGCCTCTGGGCGTCCGAGCAGGAGACATGAAAGGTTCCCAGAGGACGGTGAGGAATGAGGAGGACGACAGTCTAAGTGACGCCGGGACCTACACCATTGAGACGGAGTCGCAGGacaaagaggtggaggaggctcGCAACATGATCGATCAG GTGTTTGGTGTCCTCGACTCTCCAGAGTACAGTGGTGTGAACACAGGAGTCTATAGACCTGTAATAAATGATGGCAAGGATGAGCAAGCTAACCTGCCTAGTGATGGTAGCACTGTGGACCCGTTGCATGGCTTTATCCCAGCTGCTATCAGCGGCCCCCCAACAGGCCCCATACAG GTTCCAGCTGCTATTGCAGCAGGTCTGGAAGGACCCAAGTGGGTTTCCCGTTGGGCCAGTCTGGCAGACAGCTATGCTGAATCTGGTTCCACTCCACCTCAAGGGGAATGTCTAGAAG atttgCGCTTCATGAGCCGCTCGATGGGAAGTTACAGTTACGACAACTCTGAGTCCGAGTCCAGCCACAGCTCCAGGACGAGACGGCTGCTGCCCCAGGTGCCTCCAGACAAGCTGGATAGTGTCGCCCCGAGTATCCTGATTCGCCATGAATCTTACCAAGGCCAGGAACCTCTGGACAGAGTCTCTGGTCCTCCACGCCCACAGGACTCCACCCAGCGCCTTTCCGTTCAGGATGATGTGGACCCAGACAGCCTGAGTGATGCCAGCCGCTCAGATGATGGACCTGTtttagagaaaacaaagaagaatcAGGCCAGGACCGGAGCCATGTCTCCAGGTGCCCCTGGTTCTCAGTTTAAAGGTCAGGAGAAGGTGTCTCCATCCACCAAATCCACCTCCTTCTACATCGGTTCTGAAGACCATCCAGGCAAATCTGACCAGGCTCAAAGCCCGTTACAGCCTGAGAGGACACAAGAACCCCCTGCAAAAACTCCGCCTACCACAGTCTTGATCCGACACCTGAGTGGACATGAACCCAGGAGGACAGGTGTGAAACCCAACAGCTCCGCTCCAAACCTCCAAGCACAGGACAAGGACTCTGTCCCAACTAAAGACGGCTGCATGTCATCGTTTGTCCGGCAGGAGAGCTTCACCAAAGACCAGCCCAGTGACACTGTCCAGATGAAGAAACTTCCCCACATCTCCAGCCACCCATCCATCAGAGACctggagcagaggagggagaacaTCCAGGACACGCAGTCCTTCCTTCAGGAGGCCGAGGGAACTCTGTCCTCTCTGGATACCAAGTTCCCCTCGTCTGGTTCAGGTCGCAGCTCTAAGAAAGGGGGCTCCTCCAGCCACGTGGACGACTCCCTATCGGGAGAGTCAGATGTGGACACAGCAAGCACTGTGAGCCAAGTGAGTAGCAAAAATGCTCCAGTGAGCTCTGCCTCTAAAAAGCGTCCCACAATCAGCAGCCTTCAGAAGGAGAAGTCCTCCTCCAGCCCATCCATCCAAGAGAAAGGACGGCAGCTCACCGCCCGCGAACGGCTGTCTGAGAAACGCCGAAGCCAGGCGACTACTGATACATCAACTAAGGCAGAGGCAGCGAAGCGCTTCCAGATGCGCCGCAGCGCAGGGAACCGTGGTTCTCTGGATCTGTCTGAGGGCCAGCAGGGTTCTGGTCCACACTGGACTGAAACTACATCATCTGACCATGAAACTTCCCGTCCATCCAGCCGCAGCAAGAAACTGATCGCCCCCCTTCAGAAAGAAGACAATGGAAAGATGTCTAAGACGGCAACTCAGCAGGTCCTGACACGTTCCAACAGTCTGTCAGCACCACGGCCAACCCGAGCATCCATGCTTCGTCGAGCACGACTGGGCGAGGCCTCAGACAATGAAGGTGCTGAGACTGACCGGGCATCCCAGAATTCTGACAATATCACTACACCGGCCAAAGTTTCCGCCGAGGGGAAGAAGCTGTCCAGGCTGGACATTTTAGCGATGCCAAGAAAGAGGACCGGCTCCTTCACAGCTCCCAGTGACAACGAGACATCCTCCACAGGTCGGTCCGGGTTTTCCAATCGGAACTCCGAGTCCGTTGCCACCACCAGGAAGACATCGGTGGGCGACGCCCGGCAGGCAGCTAGCAAAGGGAGTGGAGCTTCGGGGAAGCAACCACTGACCCGTACCCGGTCCAGTGGAGCCAAGTACCCCAGCACTG GTTCCCGCCGCAGACAGAAGGGCTCAGacttctcctcttcctcggAGGAAGAATACGAAACCACTGCCGGTACTCCTAAAGCCAAACGCtcctcccatccctccacctccactcaGACTCCCCGCGGCCACCGGACGGCTGCTGCTAGATCCAAATCTGTGTCCCTGGAGACGGAGGAGGACGAAGACCAGAACGAGGTTGACCCCTACCAGAACTGGTCCACGCACAGCGCAGAGATCGCCAA gctCAGTCAGGACCTGGCCAAAGACCTGGCCATCCTGGCCAAGGAAATCCACGACGTCGCCGGGGACGGAGACTCGCTGAGCTCTGGCATGGGCACCACCACCTCACCCAGCTCGCTGCCCAACACGCCGGCCTCCACCATCTCCGCCAGGGAGGAG atgCCATCTTATCCATACTTACGTGGGGTTCGACCATCTCAG CTGGTACAACATATCCCCGAGGCCAGTTTAAACTACCAGAAGGTTCCTCCAGGTTCTGCTGCCGTCTCGGACCTGGATGCAAACATGAATGAGCCGGAGCCCGGTTCTAAGCAGCGCCGTCCGTGGAACCGCGAAGAG